In Halobaculum sp. XH14, a single genomic region encodes these proteins:
- a CDS encoding LLM class flavin-dependent oxidoreductase — translation MVEVGTFHNGSTNIGLKRLESGHIIPDADFDERRADAREVARDQIEHGINAEKAGLDRVYFTEHHFQPMGLEFSTNPLMSQMQVARETDHVKLAQISNIIVWHDPVRLAEQTALLDVMSDGRVEVGIGRGYQPRENEVFGQYWGGTIQSQEQNRVSFEEKFEILKQAWTEDLFSHHGEYHQIPPAHTKWHHGQEKQYLADDVTSYDVDDMLEWIEEEDEYSSGGQSVTGGRSRLKTLNVLPKPVQEPFPQLWQPINSSRSVKWAARNGVNPIITLGPAKRISPIVETYYEAAEEAGWPDVRPEYDGEPFAYGWDEERHRGVAIYRPVFNTEHGTDEQYERFKMGQEFLWQWFDAFFGLERMLSMDDDEVDALRDRRDLAEDDYLTPDMQLLKEKQVAIVGDSEEIADQLVGLGEDCGYEDFNVAGVFECAGLSGEEIDGQMEVFGEEVVPYLEGEYPSP, via the coding sequence ATGGTAGAAGTGGGTACGTTCCACAACGGTAGTACCAACATCGGCCTGAAGCGCCTCGAGAGCGGGCACATCATTCCCGACGCGGACTTCGACGAGCGACGTGCCGACGCGCGCGAGGTGGCACGGGACCAGATCGAACACGGGATCAACGCCGAGAAGGCGGGCCTGGATCGGGTGTACTTCACCGAACACCACTTCCAGCCGATGGGGCTCGAGTTCAGTACGAACCCGCTGATGTCACAGATGCAGGTCGCCAGGGAGACCGACCACGTCAAACTGGCGCAGATCTCGAACATCATCGTCTGGCACGACCCGGTCCGGCTGGCCGAGCAGACGGCGCTGCTCGACGTGATGAGCGACGGGCGCGTCGAGGTCGGCATCGGCCGGGGGTACCAGCCCCGCGAGAACGAGGTGTTCGGACAGTACTGGGGAGGCACCATCCAGAGCCAGGAGCAGAACCGCGTGTCCTTCGAGGAGAAGTTCGAGATCCTCAAGCAGGCGTGGACCGAGGACCTCTTCTCCCATCACGGGGAGTACCACCAGATCCCGCCCGCCCACACCAAGTGGCACCACGGTCAGGAGAAGCAGTACCTCGCCGACGACGTCACGAGTTACGACGTCGACGACATGCTCGAGTGGATCGAGGAGGAGGACGAGTACTCGAGCGGCGGGCAGAGCGTCACCGGCGGCCGCTCGCGGCTCAAGACGCTGAACGTGCTTCCCAAGCCCGTCCAGGAACCGTTCCCGCAGCTCTGGCAGCCGATCAACTCCTCCCGCTCCGTGAAGTGGGCGGCCCGGAACGGCGTCAACCCGATCATCACGCTGGGCCCGGCAAAGCGCATCTCGCCGATCGTCGAGACGTACTACGAGGCTGCCGAGGAAGCCGGCTGGCCCGACGTCCGTCCCGAGTACGACGGCGAACCGTTCGCCTACGGCTGGGACGAGGAGCGGCACCGGGGCGTCGCGATCTACCGTCCGGTGTTCAACACGGAGCACGGGACCGACGAGCAGTACGAGCGGTTCAAGATGGGCCAGGAGTTCCTCTGGCAGTGGTTCGACGCGTTCTTCGGCCTCGAACGGATGCTCTCGATGGACGACGACGAGGTCGACGCGCTCCGTGACCGCCGTGACCTCGCCGAGGACGACTACCTCACGCCGGACATGCAGCTCCTGAAGGAGAAACAGGTCGCCATCGTCGGGGACAGCGAGGAGATCGCCGACCAGCTCGTGGGGCTGGGCGAGGACTGCGGCTACGAGGACTTCAACGTGGCCGGCGTGTTCGAGTGTGCGGGCCTGTCGGGCGAGGAGATCGACGGCCAGATGGAGGTGTTCGGCGAAGAGGTCGTCCCGTACCTCGAAGGCGAGTACCCCAGCCCGTAG